A genomic window from Antedon mediterranea chromosome 4, ecAntMedi1.1, whole genome shotgun sequence includes:
- the LOC140047344 gene encoding barH-like 1 homeobox protein, producing MKPLISDSPRVEEVTTERDQNMNVPEDSVQIDVEKCSHHNKQSTIIEEKVENRVQPSSPAEPQKATTQVSSFLIRDILGDVERKREVNRDLFVSKNSSFVKHCKDIGNETEDAHVRCTKRRYSDMEDDEDDEGEDDSEDDDSDSGVKDNEISSSDGTSSKSKKPRKARTAFTDHQLNTLERSFERQKYLSVQDRMELAASLGLTDTQVKTWYQNRRTKWKRQTQVGLELLAEAGNYSSMHRLFAPPFYYHPTQGIISNMDGLYSIHHGQRPVFPRVFLHGLQQHVNHLPLTPKAIHPHSSH from the exons ATGAAGCCTTTAATATCAGACAGCCCAAGGGTTGAGGAAGTCACTACAGAAAGAGATCAAAACATGAACGTACCCGAGGACAGTGTTCAAATTGATGTTGAAAAATGTTCACATCACAATAAACAATCAACAATTATTGAAGAAAAAGTGGAAAACAGAGTACAGCCATCGAGTCCTGCAGAACCACAAAAAGCAACTACACAAGTTTCCTCATTCCTTATTAGAGACATTTTGGGTGATGTTGAACGAAAACGTGAAGTAAATAGGGACTTATTCGTATCAAAAAACTCATCATTTGTAAAACACTGTAAAGACATTGGTAACGAAACTGAAGACGCTCATGTAAGGTGTACGAAGCGACGGTATTCAGATATGGAAGACGACGAGGATGATGAGGGCGAGGACGACAGCGAAGACGATGATTCCGACTCAGGAG TTAAAGATAACGAAATTTCATCAAGCGACGGAACATCATCAAAATCGAAGAAACCACGCAAAGCCCGAACAGCTTTCACAGACCACCAACTCAACACACTTGAACGCAGCTTTGAACGGCAGAAATACCTGTCGGTACAGGATCGAATGGAACTAGCAGCAAGCCTGGGCCTAACTGATACACAAGTTAAAACGTGGTATCAAAATAGAAg GACAAAATGGAAACGACAAACACAAGTCGGTCTCGAACTTCTAGCAGAAGCCGGTAACTACTCGTCAATGCACCGTCTGTTTGCACCACCATTCTACTACCACCCAACGCAAGGCATCATCTCAAACATGGACGGCTTATACAGCATCCATCACGGACAGAGACCAGTTTTTCCCAGAGTATTCTTACACGGACTACAACAACACGTTAACCACCTACCACTAACACCGAAAGCAATCCACCCGCACTCATCTCATTAG